One Bacillus cereus ATCC 14579 DNA window includes the following coding sequences:
- a CDS encoding D-Ala-D-Ala carboxypeptidase family metallohydrolase yields MADTNGLKLNDKLKQAYDKALSLGLRFTSGFRSGSTGPSGKPDSHSQGMAMDFAGSKEQMDQFAKWAKTSPLFTEVLWQTAGHYDHVHVGWQEGKHQAGKMYVGDKTLIDRPKGDGGGDLTTSGGGATSSSNGDKTWIHTAFTGIVRAVIIILFLIIALYFFFQAFPDLKIKL; encoded by the coding sequence ACAAACGGGTTGAAACTCAACGACAAACTCAAACAAGCGTATGACAAAGCCTTGTCACTCGGTCTACGTTTTACATCAGGATTCCGTTCTGGTTCAACAGGACCGAGCGGGAAGCCTGATAGCCATTCCCAAGGCATGGCGATGGACTTCGCCGGGTCAAAAGAGCAAATGGACCAATTTGCAAAATGGGCGAAAACGTCACCGTTATTTACGGAAGTGTTATGGCAAACTGCGGGTCACTATGATCACGTACATGTTGGGTGGCAAGAAGGGAAACACCAAGCCGGGAAAATGTATGTAGGTGACAAAACGTTAATTGATAGACCTAAGGGTGATGGTGGCGGGGATTTAACAACGTCTGGTGGCGGGGCTACGTCTTCGTCAAATGGTGACAAGACTTGGATACATACAGCATTTACAGGTATTGTACGTGCTGTCATCATTATTCTCTTTTTAATCATTGCACTATATTTCTTCTTCCAAGCGTTCCCTGATTTAAAAATAAAGTTATAA